One part of the Symphalangus syndactylus isolate Jambi chromosome 1, NHGRI_mSymSyn1-v2.1_pri, whole genome shotgun sequence genome encodes these proteins:
- the LOC129481389 gene encoding uncharacterized protein isoform X1, producing MNSRTASARGWFSSRPPTSESDLEPATDGPASETTTLSPEATTFNDTRIPDAAGGTAGVGTMLLSFGIITVIGLAVAMRNIQKAWVDGPLAKIRGRKLVGQRQRRAEDSSWGPETGPDVLTECCFLSPMPASSRTVGTRRSKSAPGFLPYPGRKSAWFCTSGRRRGWRSYATSSCPCTTSTPRRNKMSWSRSCWSMGGTPPPCRLLILFRPCRARLLCPPRAHCRGPAGWCLPMWPMPSMREWPGTSPDF from the exons ATGAACTCCAGGACCGCATCTGCTAGGGGCTGGTTCAGCAGCCGCCCACCCACCTCTGAGTCTGACCTGGAACCTGCCACAGATGGGCCAGCCTCCGAGACCACTACCCTCAGCCCAGAGGCCACCACCTTTAATGACACCAGAATACCTGATGCAGCTGGTGGCACGGCCGGCGTGGGTACCATGCTTCTGTCCTTTGGGATCATCACGGTGATAGGCCTGGCTGTGGCCATG AGGAACATTCAGAAGGCCTGGGTGGATGGCCCTCTTGCCAAAATCAGAGGTAGGAAGCTCGTAGGACAAAGGCAGCGGAGGGCAGAAGATAGCTCCTGGGGACCGGAGACAGGCCCAGATGTGCTCACTGAGTGCTGCTTCCTCTCCCCGATGCCAGCCTCAAGCAGGACCGTGGGCACAAGGAGGAGCAAATCTGCACCAGGCTTTCTGCCTTACCCAGGAAGGAAAAGTGCTTG GTTTTGTAcatcaggaagaagaagag GCTGGAGAAGCTACGCCACCAGCTCATGCCCATGTACAACTTCGACCCCACGGAGGAACAAGATGAGTTGGAGCAGGAGCTGCTGGAGCATGGGCGGGACGCCGCCTCCGTGCAGGCTGCTAATTCTGTTCAGGCCATGCAGGGCAAG ACTACTCTGCCCTCCCAGGGCCCACTGCAGAGGCCCAGCCGGCTGGTGTTTACCGATGTGGCCAATGCCATCCATGCGTGAGTGGCCTGGGACAAGCCCGGACTTCTGA
- the LOC129481389 gene encoding uncharacterized protein C3orf18 isoform X2, whose translation MNSRTASARGWFSSRPPTSESDLEPATDGPASETTTLSPEATTFNDTRIPDAAGGTAGVGTMLLSFGIITVIGLAVAMVLYIRKKKRLEKLRHQLMPMYNFDPTEEQDELEQELLEHGRDAASVQAANSVQAMQGKTTLPSQGPLQRPSRLVFTDVANAIHA comes from the exons ATGAACTCCAGGACCGCATCTGCTAGGGGCTGGTTCAGCAGCCGCCCACCCACCTCTGAGTCTGACCTGGAACCTGCCACAGATGGGCCAGCCTCCGAGACCACTACCCTCAGCCCAGAGGCCACCACCTTTAATGACACCAGAATACCTGATGCAGCTGGTGGCACGGCCGGCGTGGGTACCATGCTTCTGTCCTTTGGGATCATCACGGTGATAGGCCTGGCTGTGGCCATG GTTTTGTAcatcaggaagaagaagag GCTGGAGAAGCTACGCCACCAGCTCATGCCCATGTACAACTTCGACCCCACGGAGGAACAAGATGAGTTGGAGCAGGAGCTGCTGGAGCATGGGCGGGACGCCGCCTCCGTGCAGGCTGCTAATTCTGTTCAGGCCATGCAGGGCAAG ACTACTCTGCCCTCCCAGGGCCCACTGCAGAGGCCCAGCCGGCTGGTGTTTACCGATGTGGCCAATGCCATCCATGCGTGA
- the LOC129481389 gene encoding uncharacterized protein C3orf18 isoform X3, translated as MNSRTASARGWFSSRPPTSESDLEPATDGPASETTTLSPEATTFNDTRIPDAAGGTAGVLYIRKKKRLEKLRHQLMPMYNFDPTEEQDELEQELLEHGRDAASVQAANSVQAMQGKTTLPSQGPLQRPSRLVFTDVANAIHA; from the exons ATGAACTCCAGGACCGCATCTGCTAGGGGCTGGTTCAGCAGCCGCCCACCCACCTCTGAGTCTGACCTGGAACCTGCCACAGATGGGCCAGCCTCCGAGACCACTACCCTCAGCCCAGAGGCCACCACCTTTAATGACACCAGAATACCTGATGCAGCTGGTGGCACGGCCGGC GTTTTGTAcatcaggaagaagaagag GCTGGAGAAGCTACGCCACCAGCTCATGCCCATGTACAACTTCGACCCCACGGAGGAACAAGATGAGTTGGAGCAGGAGCTGCTGGAGCATGGGCGGGACGCCGCCTCCGTGCAGGCTGCTAATTCTGTTCAGGCCATGCAGGGCAAG ACTACTCTGCCCTCCCAGGGCCCACTGCAGAGGCCCAGCCGGCTGGTGTTTACCGATGTGGCCAATGCCATCCATGCGTGA